The following coding sequences are from one Triticum aestivum cultivar Chinese Spring chromosome 5A, IWGSC CS RefSeq v2.1, whole genome shotgun sequence window:
- the LOC123105576 gene encoding DUF21 domain-containing protein At1g55930, chloroplastic, producing the protein MASSPLRPLTQPPSAPARPIHLTIPPPAGAMSPPSTPFPSTASLLLAGSRLPRLQIQSPRAPTKPPYRSASPSPCRPWLRGVARRPLLVPTPASLRVTAAPSLGVEAADESGRPAASPPLASEAEDESGGRLAAARRVAVALICSALAAVWCHRALAAGAAAAGAGAGASTAVEAADVVGWVALRLRGSWPTVLQVLQLLREQGLILALLLGLSAFFSMAETSITTLWPWKVRELADKEPENGVFKMLRNDVTRFLTTILIGTTVVNIGATAIVTEAATAMFGEAGVSAATGVMTVAVLLLTEITPKNVAVHNATEVARFVVRPIAWLSIILYPVGRIVTIISMGILKLLGLKGRSEPYVTEDELKLMLRGAELSGAIAEDEQDMIENVLEIKDTHVREVMTPLVDVVAIDAAATLIDFKNLWETHQYSRVPVFEERIDNIVGIVYAMDMLEYVEEAEKLKDITVKEIAHMPIYFVPDSMSVWNLLREFRIRQVHMAVVLNEYGGTIGIVTLEDVVEEIVGEIFDENDSKEEIQKKTGNIVMLEDGTFVVDANTSIDDLSEELGVKIPEGHQYETVSGFVCESFGYIPEEGGKMLVILERDKSEENGEYQDEGSDHQDEREATQAYELEILEANARKVSKVCFKPISSECVDVDNKGVNRLMSKKIIKRKKKDSGNSSDSDDDDECPDITENGCPAELVSYSDDSAELEDSGSSVGQGNKVNN; encoded by the coding sequence ATGGCATCATCCCCGCTTCGTCCCCTCACGCAACCACCCTCCGCCCCTGCCCGTCCAATCCACCTCACAATTCCGCCGCCGGCCGGCGCCATGTCGCCCCCTTCCACCCCATTCCCCTCCACGGCCTCGCTGCTCCTCGCCGGCAGCAGGCTCCCGCGGCTCCAGATCCAGTCGCCCCGCGCCCCCACCAAGCCCCCGTACcgctccgcctccccctccccctgccGCCCGTGGCTCCGCGGCGTCGCCAGGCGCCCCCTGCTCGTCCCCACGCCCGCTTCCCTCCGGGTGACGGCTGCTCCTTCGCTGGGGGTGGAGGCTGCGGATGAATCGGGCCGGCCGGCGGCTTCTCCTCCCCTGGCGTCGGAGGCTGAGGATGAATCGGGCGGCCGGCTGGCGGCTGCGAGGAGGGTCGCGGTGGCGCTTATCTGCAGCGCGCTGGCGGCAGTGTGGTGCCATCGGGCGCTTGCCGCGGGGGCCGCTGCGGCGGGAGCAGGCGCGGGGGCGTccacggcggtggaggcggccgaTGTGGTCGGCTGGGTGGCGCTGCGACTGCGAGGGAGCTGGCCCACGGTGCTGCAGGTTCTGCAGCTGCTCAGGGAGCAGGGCCTTATTCTCGCCCTATTACTCGGCCTCTCCGCCTTCTTCTCCATGGCCGAGACCTCCATCACCACGCTCTGGCCCTGGAAGGTCCGTGAGCTGGCCGATAAGGAACCCGAGAACGGCGTCTTCAAAATGCTCCGAAATGATGTCACTCGCTTCCTCACAACCATACTCATCGGCACAACTGTGGTTAACATTGGCGCAACGGCAATTGTCACTGAGGCGGCCACAGCAATGTTCGGTGAAGCAGGTGTCAGTGCAGCAACAGGCGTCATGACTGTCGCCGTTCTACTTCTTACAGAAATCACACCTAAGAATGTTGCAGTCCACAATGCCACAGAAGTTGCCAGGTTTGTGGTCAGACCAATCGCTTGGCTTTCAATCATCCTGTACCCCGTTGGGCGTATTGTTACAATTATATCCATGGGAATTCTAAAGCTTCTAGGCCTTAAAGGAAGAAGTGAGCCATATGTGACTGAAGATGAACTGAAGCTAATGCTCCGGGGAGCGGAGTTGAGTGGTGCAATTGCAGAAGACGAGCAGGATATGATTGAGAATGTGCTCGAGATTAAAGACACACATGTAAGGGAGGTGATGACACCTTTGGTAGATGTGGTTGCAATTGATGCAGCCGCAACACTGATTGATTTCAAAAACCTATGGGAAACCCACCAGTACTCTAGAGTTCCTGTATTTGAGGAGCGCATAGATAATATCGTGGGAATTGTATATGCAATGGACATGCTTGAATATGTTGAAGAGGCTGAGAAGTTGAAGGACATCACTGTGAAGGAAATCGCACATATGCCTATATACTTTGTCCCAGATTCCATGTCCGTTTGGAACCTGCTGAGAGAGTTCCGGATCAGGCAGGTTCATATGGCAGTGGTCCTCAATGAGTATGGTGGAACGATTGGTATCGTGACATTAGAAGATGTGGTGGAAGAAATAGTCGGTGAAATCTTTGATGAGAATGATTCAAAGGAGGAAATCCAGAAGAAAACAGGTAATATAGTAATGCTGGAAGATGGAACATTTGTTGTCGATGCAAACACATCTATAGACGATCTTTCTGAAGAGCTTGGTGTTAAAATACCAGAGGGCCATCAGTATGAGACCGTGTCTGGTTTTGTTTGTGAATCCTTTGGCTATATACCAGAAGAAGGTGGGAAAATGCTTGTGATACTCGAAAGGGATAAAAGCGAGGAGAATGGTGAATATCAGGACGAAGGATCTGATCACCAAGATGAACGAGAAGCAACTCAAGCTTATGAACTTGAGATACTTGAAGCTAATGCAAGAAAGGTCAGTAAAGTATGTTTCAAGCCAATAAGCAGCGAATGTGTAGACGTTGACAACAAGGGTGTCAACCGGCTGATGTCAAAAAAGATTATCAAACGGAAGAAGAAGGACTCTGGTAATTCTTCCGACAGCGATGATGACGACGAGTGCCCTGATATAACAGAAAATGGTTGTCCTGCAGAGCTAGTTTCATACTCAGATGATAGTGCGGAGCTAGAAGATTCTGGCAGTTCTGTGGGACAAGGTAACAAAGTAAACAATTAG
- the LOC123105577 gene encoding UDP-glycosyltransferase 91D1-like, which translates to MDDAGSSSSPLRVVIVPWLALGHLLPYMELAERLASRGHRVSYVSTPRNLARLPPPAPRVELVALPLPRVHGLPDGAESTNDVPAHQRELHWKAFDGLAAPFAEYLAAACADEATTPHWVIADTFHHWAAAAALEHRVPCAMLPPTAALIATVLSHSQPSEHDGARAPPRYEQEGREPIYSNHGVSGMSIMQRLLLTKERCTVVAIRSCVEWEPESFPLAATILGKPVVPLGLLPPSADAARRAAASGAEHATVRWLDAQPPGSVLYVALGSEVPLRVEQVHELALGLELAGTRFLWALRKPSGPGAAAVDADILPPGCQERTRGQGLVTTAWVPQMGILAHAAVGGFLTHCGRSSLIEGLLFGHPLVMLPIFGDQGPNARQMEAKKVGLQVARDEDDGSFDRHGVAAAVRAVMADGEARRGFVAGAARMQEVVADTERHERYIDEFVQQLRSYSAAGATN; encoded by the coding sequence ATGGACGACGCCGGATCATCATCCTCGCCGCTGCGCGTCGTGATCGTCCCGTGGCTCGCGCTGGGCCACCTGCTCCCGTACATGGAGCTCGCCGAGCGGCTCGCGTCCCGGGGCCACCGAGTGTCCTACGTCTCCACGCCGCGCAAcctcgcgcgcctcccgccgccggcgccgcgcgTGGAGCTCGTGGCGCTCCCGCTGCCGCGCGTGCACGGCCTCCCCGACGGCGCCGAGTCCACCAACGACGTCCCGGCACACCAGCGGGAGCTCCACTGGAAGGCCTTCGACGGCCTCGCCGCGCCCTTCGCGGAGTACCTGGCCGCCGCGTGCGCCGACGAGGCCACGACGCCTCACTGGGTCATCGCCGACACTTTCCACCactgggccgccgccgccgccctcgagcaCCGGGTGCCGTGCGCCATGCTTCCCCCGACCGCTGCCTTGATCGCCACCGTGCTCAGTCACAGCCAGCCGTCGGAGCACGACGGAGCGCGCGCTCCTCCCCGTTATGAGCAAGAGGGGAGGGAACCGATTTACAGCAACCATGGCGTGTCGGGCATGTCCATCATGCAGCGCTTATTGTTGACAAAGGAGAGGTGCACGGTCGTGGCCATCCGTAGCTGCGTCGAGTGGGAGCCCGAGTCTTTCCCGCTGGCGGCCACGATCCTCGGCAAGCCGGTCGTGCCCCTCGGCCTTCTGCCGCCCTCAGCCGATGCAGCCCGCCGTGCCGCCGCCAGCGGGGCAGAGCACGCCACCGTGCGCTGGCTGGACGCGCAACCTCCCGGCTCGGTGCTGTACGTGGCGCTGGGGAGCGAGGTGCCGCTGCGCGTGGAGCAGGTGCACGAGCTGGCCCTCGGGCTGGAGCTCGCCGGGACGCGCTTCCTCTGGGCTCTCAGAAAACCCAGCGGCCCCGGCGCGGCCGCCGTCGATGCCGACATCCTCCCTCCTGGTTGCCAAGAGCGCACGCGTGGCCAGGGGCTGGTGACCACGGCGTGGGTTCCCCAGATGGGCATCCTGGCGCACGCGGCCGTGGGCGGGTTCCTGACGCACTGCGGCCGGAGCTCGCTGATCGAGGGCCTCCTGTTCGGGCACCCGCTCGTCATGCTCCCAATCTTCGGCGACCAGGGGCCGAACGCGCGGCAAATGGAGGCGAAGAAGGTGGGGCTGCAGGTGGCGAGGGACGAGGACGACGGGTCGTTCGACCGCCATGGCGTCGCGGCGGCGGTCCGGGCCGTCATGGCTGACGGAGAGGCCAGGAGGGGCTTCGTAGCAGGCGCAGCGAGGATGCAGGAGGTGGTAGCCGATACAGAGCGACATGAGAGATACATCGACGAGTTTGTGCAGCAGCTTAGATCTTACTCCGCCGCAGGTGCAACGAACTGA